The genomic interval ACTTTGAACTAATTGGAATCTGTTCTCACCACAGTGACTACCGATTGGCTTGGGGAATCAATAAAATTTTGGGTTTGGAGCTTACTAAAAGCGAAGAGCCATTTGTGATTCAATCAAAGAAAGGTTCTATTGTTTCGCAACACAGTTTCCATGTGTTTATCGATGAGGTAGACCACATGGAATGGTATTTAATTAAGAATAAATCGGAAGGTAAATTCTTGATTCCTGAAAAAAATCAAATCGATTATTTTTTAATTCTACGGGAAAATATCCTCCATGAATTAGATGATTTGCTTGATAAACTTCGTGAATCAAACAGTGTAATGGCAGCCTATATATTTGAAGCAACCGCCATTCCTTCCGCAGAACTAATAATTTTCGAATGAAAAAAACAAAAATTGTAGCAACATTAGGTCCTGCTACCGCAAAAAAAGAAGTTTTAAAACAAATGATATTAGATGGTTTGAACGTGTGTCGTTTGAATTGTTCGCACGGTTCTCACGAAGATCACAAGAAAAGTATCGATATGATTCGTGAAATCAATAAAGAAACAGGTTTGAATGTTTCGATTTTGGCAGATTTACAAGGTCCAAAAATTAGAACGTACGAAATGGAGAACAATGGAGTGATGATGGAAGAAGGTTCTATCGTTACCATTGTAACAGAACGCATTACCGGTACAGCCGAAAGATTTGGGATTAGTTATTCCTTAATGCCGAGAGATGTTTTACCTGGAGAACGCATTCTATTGGATGACGGGAAATTACAAATGGAAATTGTATCCACCAATGGGGAATCTGAAATCAAAGCGAAAGTCATTCATGGTGGAATTCTTTCCTCTAAAAAAGGAGTAAACCTTCCAAATACCAAAATTTCATTGCCTTCATTGACTGAAAAAGACCGCGAAGATTTAGAGTTTGCTCTCAATAATGATGTAGATTGGATTGGATTGTCGTTTGTGCGTTCTGCAAGAGATATTATTGAATTGAAACATATTATTTCCAATCGTCAGGCAAAAGCTTTGGTTGTTGCTAAAATTGAGAAACCAGAAGCGATTGATGATATTGATGAAATCATTAAAGTAACAGATGCATTGATGGTTGCACGTGGCGACTTGGGTGTTGAAATTCCTTACCAAAATGTTCCTTTGATTCAGAAAATGTTGATTCGAAAAGGACACCAGCATGCGAAGCCAGTTATTGTGGCAACTCAAATGATGGAAAGCATGATTACGAATATTACGCCTACTCGCGCAGAGGTAAATGACGTTGCCAATGCGGTTTTGGATGGTGCAGATGCAGTGATGCTTTCAGGAGAAACATCCGTTGGTAAATTTCCAAATGAAGTCATTCGAACAATGGTAAACATTGTAGATGAAATGGAGAAATTTGATGGGATTTATCACAAGGATCAACTTCCAGATAAGTCTCAGTCGCGTTTTATTTCCGATTCAATTTGTTTTAATGCGTGTCGTTTGGCTCAACGTGTTGAAGCAGATGCAATCATTACGATGTCTTATTCAGGATATACGTCCTATAAAATTGCTTCTCAGCGACCAAATGCGCCCATTTTCGTCTTCACAGGAAACAAACAAATCATTACGCAGTTGAGTTTGGTTTGGGGCGTGCGCGCGTTTTATTACGACAAGAAAGTAAGTACCGATCATACCATCGCAGATATTAAGTATTTGTTGGCAAAAGAAGGATTATTGAAACAAGGCGATTTAGTGATTAATATAGCATCAATTCCAATCGAAGAAAATGGAAAATCGAATATGTTGAAGTTGAGTTATGTGGATTGACTAGTTAGTTTAAAATCAGTCTTTTATCTAAAAATCTGTTCACATCTTTGTGAACAAGTAAATTCTCGAATTCAAAAAATTCTGGATTCGAGAATTTACATTCTCAATTTAATTTGCCAGCCAAAGTAAACCCAACTCGTTTCGCAAATTGCTTTCCACCATTTGTTGAGAAGGCTTCGATTACAGCGATGTAAATTCCAACAGGTGCTTTCTGATTGTTTGAGTAGACACCATCCCAACTAAAAGCTCCTTGTTGTGCCAATAATTCACTTGAAAAGAGTGTGTGAACTTCTCTCCCTTGACTATCGAAAATTTTCAGGGTGGCAGTCATTCCTGATTCAAAGTTGTATTGAAATAGAATCACATCTTGAAAACCATCATTGTCGGGAGAAAAAATGGGTTCTGTAGTTCCAAAAGTAGAAGATATAGTTCCTGTCATGTATTGAGAGTTGATTTTCCCTGGAGTTCCAAAGCCAATAGCCTCTGCTGCTGTATGCCAATTGGAAGCACTAGATGAGGCCCCTTCCGGATGAATACGTTCCAATGTTTTATTCTCCGTATCATCAATGAGTGAAAGGTGCCAATCTTCGGAATAACTTACTTGATCGATAATTAAGTTGTTGTACAAAAGCA from Fluviicola taffensis DSM 16823 carries:
- a CDS encoding IPExxxVDY family protein — its product is MSKQKRHVLSLETAIDFELIGICSHHSDYRLAWGINKILGLELTKSEEPFVIQSKKGSIVSQHSFHVFIDEVDHMEWYLIKNKSEGKFLIPEKNQIDYFLILRENILHELDDLLDKLRESNSVMAAYIFEATAIPSAELIIFE
- the pyk gene encoding pyruvate kinase, which encodes MKKTKIVATLGPATAKKEVLKQMILDGLNVCRLNCSHGSHEDHKKSIDMIREINKETGLNVSILADLQGPKIRTYEMENNGVMMEEGSIVTIVTERITGTAERFGISYSLMPRDVLPGERILLDDGKLQMEIVSTNGESEIKAKVIHGGILSSKKGVNLPNTKISLPSLTEKDREDLEFALNNDVDWIGLSFVRSARDIIELKHIISNRQAKALVVAKIEKPEAIDDIDEIIKVTDALMVARGDLGVEIPYQNVPLIQKMLIRKGHQHAKPVIVATQMMESMITNITPTRAEVNDVANAVLDGADAVMLSGETSVGKFPNEVIRTMVNIVDEMEKFDGIYHKDQLPDKSQSRFISDSICFNACRLAQRVEADAIITMSYSGYTSYKIASQRPNAPIFVFTGNKQIITQLSLVWGVRAFYYDKKVSTDHTIADIKYLLAKEGLLKQGDLVINIASIPIEENGKSNMLKLSYVD